From the genome of Polyangiaceae bacterium, one region includes:
- a CDS encoding protein kinase, whose amino-acid sequence MSLNPGQVLDEKYQILRLLGTGGMGAVYEGENLRIKRRVAIKVLHASVSSAADNVARFEREAQAAGRIGSEHICEVLDLGVLPDGSRYMVMEYLDGETLSQRIKKNGRLAPAQSIPLMAQVLDALGAAHTAGIVHRDLKPDNIFILPNKAGRADFIKILDFGVSKFSQISGEEMNVTRAGAVVGTPYYMSPEQARGMAQVDARSDIYALGVVLYQATTGQVPFRAETFNELLFKIALELPPPPQQFVPDLDPEFAAIIQKAMAREQPHRFQSCAEFKDALLAWQAARATPGYGFATGPGMHVTGPGHITMPPGMLQGPLVHTPPPGMISGVGPGPVIPGQTDGSQATANAWGNASGAAQPAPAPTSSRSGALVGVLVTAVMLGGLGVAGYFVFGQKDSNANSSPAVSATNTSATNAPQANPPESATPPVSAAPPPEATPSADASAREVALDEPPTADISPDAGPATAAAPTASTPFPFAASSTTKTFSGPKPGGSSTNKTKKPGGVDLGY is encoded by the coding sequence ATGAGCCTCAATCCCGGTCAAGTCCTCGACGAGAAGTATCAAATTCTCCGCTTGCTCGGCACAGGCGGAATGGGGGCCGTGTACGAAGGTGAAAACCTCCGCATCAAGCGGCGCGTAGCGATCAAGGTTCTCCATGCGAGCGTTTCGAGCGCAGCCGACAACGTGGCGCGCTTCGAACGCGAAGCGCAGGCCGCGGGCCGCATCGGATCCGAGCACATCTGCGAAGTGCTCGATCTCGGCGTCTTGCCCGACGGCTCGCGCTACATGGTCATGGAGTATCTCGATGGCGAGACGCTGAGCCAGCGCATCAAGAAAAACGGGCGCCTCGCTCCTGCGCAGAGCATTCCGCTCATGGCCCAAGTGCTCGATGCTCTCGGCGCTGCTCATACTGCCGGGATCGTTCATCGCGATCTGAAGCCTGACAACATCTTCATCCTGCCGAACAAGGCAGGCCGCGCCGACTTCATCAAGATCCTCGACTTCGGCGTGTCGAAGTTCTCGCAGATCAGCGGCGAAGAGATGAACGTCACCCGGGCCGGCGCCGTGGTCGGGACACCGTATTACATGTCGCCGGAGCAAGCGCGCGGCATGGCTCAAGTCGACGCGCGCAGCGACATCTACGCGCTCGGCGTCGTGCTTTATCAAGCCACCACCGGACAAGTGCCGTTCCGCGCCGAAACGTTCAACGAGCTGCTCTTCAAGATCGCGCTCGAGCTGCCCCCGCCCCCGCAACAGTTCGTCCCGGATCTCGATCCCGAGTTTGCCGCAATCATTCAGAAAGCGATGGCTCGCGAGCAGCCGCATCGTTTCCAGTCCTGCGCTGAATTCAAAGACGCGCTGCTCGCATGGCAAGCAGCTCGCGCCACACCTGGTTATGGCTTTGCGACGGGTCCGGGCATGCACGTCACGGGACCCGGCCACATCACGATGCCGCCGGGGATGCTCCAGGGGCCGCTCGTGCACACTCCGCCGCCGGGCATGATTTCGGGCGTCGGTCCGGGCCCAGTGATTCCTGGACAAACTGACGGATCGCAAGCAACTGCAAACGCATGGGGAAACGCTTCGGGAGCGGCTCAACCCGCGCCAGCTCCTACGTCGTCACGGTCGGGAGCGCTCGTGGGTGTGCTCGTCACCGCCGTGATGCTCGGTGGTTTGGGCGTCGCCGGGTATTTCGTCTTCGGTCAAAAAGATTCGAACGCCAATAGTTCGCCCGCGGTTTCCGCGACAAACACTTCGGCGACGAACGCTCCACAGGCAAACCCTCCCGAATCCGCGACGCCGCCTGTTTCGGCAGCTCCGCCTCCCGAGGCCACACCGTCTGCCGATGCATCAGCACGTGAGGTTGCTCTAGACGAACCTCCCACGGCGGATATTTCTCCGGACGCAGGACCTGCGACC
- a CDS encoding phosphodiester glycosidase family protein, giving the protein MMTVGIGGVWYGIHNIPGFGPALADGVRAVLGPSVVAWIEDTAYGIEDQINVWRHQDEAPRTFWEVPASAQPAKSAEPPTTVPASVTSADAGTPPSPIAPAFPPPRFEPPFPNVATPADGVWIELAEGRRDGDPPLLVKSVVHPDKKRGFAAVAVVAMDLSRVALTLVAGTTEPVSEKVSLAERPGTVPAAERPNLIAVFNGGFKALHGQYGMMLDGKIFLPPRDIACTVGLYRDGSVRIRTWPNISSTVSDMVAYRQTPPCLVEQGVLNDKLTESTKNWGATVSGETVIRRSAIGIDASGKTLFYALGEAVTAQSLGQAMKAVGARDAAQLDVNYAYPRFIFFDHPPGAERRAVLSLVPHVDYRSHDYVRDPSPRDFFFVSRRSL; this is encoded by the coding sequence GTGATGACCGTTGGCATCGGCGGGGTTTGGTACGGGATCCACAACATTCCAGGGTTCGGCCCAGCTCTCGCCGATGGCGTGCGCGCAGTGCTCGGTCCGTCGGTCGTGGCGTGGATCGAAGACACTGCGTACGGCATCGAGGATCAGATCAACGTGTGGCGTCACCAGGACGAAGCGCCGCGAACGTTCTGGGAAGTGCCTGCGAGTGCTCAACCTGCAAAGTCCGCAGAGCCGCCTACCACCGTGCCCGCTTCGGTCACGTCGGCCGATGCAGGAACTCCGCCGAGTCCCATCGCGCCAGCGTTTCCGCCTCCTCGCTTCGAGCCGCCTTTTCCCAACGTCGCAACGCCAGCGGATGGTGTTTGGATCGAGCTCGCCGAAGGACGTCGTGACGGTGACCCGCCCCTGCTCGTAAAGAGCGTCGTGCACCCTGACAAGAAGCGTGGGTTTGCCGCGGTGGCCGTGGTTGCGATGGACCTGTCGCGCGTTGCGTTGACGCTGGTTGCGGGAACGACGGAGCCAGTGTCGGAAAAGGTTTCACTTGCCGAACGTCCGGGAACGGTTCCTGCTGCGGAGCGTCCCAACTTGATCGCGGTGTTCAACGGTGGATTCAAGGCGCTTCATGGTCAGTACGGGATGATGCTCGACGGCAAGATTTTCCTGCCGCCGCGTGACATCGCGTGCACCGTGGGCCTGTATCGAGACGGGTCGGTGCGCATTCGGACGTGGCCGAACATTTCGTCGACTGTATCCGACATGGTTGCGTACCGACAAACCCCGCCGTGCTTGGTCGAACAGGGCGTACTGAACGACAAACTCACGGAGTCGACCAAGAACTGGGGCGCAACCGTGAGCGGAGAAACGGTGATCCGCAGGTCGGCGATTGGAATTGATGCGTCAGGAAAAACCTTGTTCTACGCACTCGGGGAAGCGGTGACTGCGCAATCGCTTGGCCAAGCGATGAAAGCCGTTGGTGCGCGTGACGCCGCTCAGCTCGACGTGAACTACGCCTACCCGCGTTTCATCTTCTTCGATCATCCACCGGGAGCGGAGCGACGCGCCGTGTTATCGCTCGTGCCGCACGTGGACTATCGCTCGCACGACTACGTGCGCGACCCATCGCCGCGCGACTTTTTCTTCGTCTCGAGACGGAGTCTCTAG